In Thalassophryne amazonica chromosome 4, fThaAma1.1, whole genome shotgun sequence, a genomic segment contains:
- the LOC117508867 gene encoding uncharacterized protein LOC117508867, giving the protein MQGLSDIIGKAQEKIPLKYATVRQMECLDPSLVFRDPDRCKNKMKALVQTFLKNRQLTGGVPAGDAIVQEFEAFLSVEARNEAFLTFKPFERRLDSFLCKHLSRPYPAAWGFCQKLLLLSHGQASVERGFSINKEILTKNLQEDTIVAQKLICDFVAMHGAVTQVPLTKELTGSVGAARSKYRLFLDQEHGRKDKETQGPKRKLAEQALEDLKKRKMSLQSVSACLSSEADALAEEAEKRAGSKMAQLLSKTNALRRAHKVAEVKALEAFTGEISAKEEKLRYTSSIRKETDRFIF; this is encoded by the exons ATGCAGGGCCTCTCAGACATCATTGGAAAAGCACAGGAGAAGATCCCCTTGAAGTATGCAACGGTTAGACAGATGGAGTGTCTGGACCCATCTCTCGTGTTCCGGGACCCAGACCGATGCAAAAATAAGATGAAGGCTCTTGTCCAGACATTCCTGAAGAACAGGCAGCTGACAGGAGGTGTACCTGCTG gggatgccattgtgcaggagTTTGAGGCGTTCCTCTCTGTTGAGGCCAGAAATGAAGCTTTTCTCACCTTCAAGCCATTCGAGAGACGTCTAGACTCGTTCTTATGCAAGCATTTAAGCCGTCCCTATCCTGCTGCTTGGGGTTTTTGCCAGAAATTGCTCCTGCTCTCCCATGGTCAGGCCTCAGTTGAAAGGGGATTTTCAATCAACAAAGAGATCCTGACTAAAAACCTCCAAGAAGACACAATTGTTGCCCAAAAGCTCATATGTGACTTTGTTGCAATGCATGGAGCTGTCACTCAGGTCCCCCTCACCAAGGAACTTACGGGGTCTGTGGGTGCAGCCCGGTCAAAATACAGACTCTTTCTGGATCAGGAACATGGCAGAAAAGACAAGGAAACCCAGGGCCCGAAAAGAAAGCTGGCCGAGCAGGCTCTGGAGGACCTGAAGAAGAGGAAGATGAGTCTgcaaagtgtgtccgcctgtcttTCCAGTGAGGCAGATGCACTCGCTGAAGAGGCAGAGAAGAGAGCTGGCTCAAAGATGGCTCAGCTGCTTTCGAAGACGAATGCTCTGAGAAGAGCACACAAAGTCGCTGAAGTGAAAGCCCTTGAGGCTTTCACTGGTGAGATTAGCGCGAAAGAAGAGAAGCTGAGATATACGagctctattagaaaagaaaccgaccgttttattttttaa